One window of Papaver somniferum cultivar HN1 chromosome 9, ASM357369v1, whole genome shotgun sequence genomic DNA carries:
- the LOC113309776 gene encoding protein FAR1-RELATED SEQUENCE 3-like — MNVEETNVESDNNRTEMGETNDAGEDGVNESPADKELTSQDEEEAAEPQVGMEFDTEDAAKTFYEAYARRMGFSTRTGQNRLPKSDGTAAYREFACSKEGLKRKSAESCNAMFKIEKKDSGKWVATKFVKEHNHSTVSPSKVHHLRPRRHFAAAKAPAETYSGAGVAASGAMYASMEGNRVSVEANFPARNISSVDASRAARFTAPASYMKPCNRKKTLGKDSQNLLDYFKKMQAENPGFFYAIQLDDDCRLSNVFWADARSRIAYSHFGDSVTFDTMFRPNQYRVPFAPFTGINHHGQMVLFGCALILDESESSFLWVFKTWLEAMSNRAPVSLITDQDRAIQAAVAQVFPGTRHCICKWHILREGQERLAHVCVLHPNFQGELYNCINMTETIEEFESSWSSLLDKYELRQNDWLQALYNARQHWAPVYFRDTFFAAISSNSGVEVITSFFDGYVNQQTTLPLFFRQYERVLENWYEKEIEADFDTICTTPVLKTPSPMEKQAAHLYTKKIFTKFQEELVETFVYTANKIDGDGTISTYRVAKFEDDHKAYTVTMNAPEMKANCSCQMFEFSGILCRHILTVFTVTNVLTLPSHYILKRWTRNAKSSIGSDERGNELQGQESLTMRYNSLCREAIKYAEEGAIASETYNVAMGGLRDGGKKISVVKKTVARTPPPSSLISGGNVEDSNKKKATSVSDVSPSLWPRQDEVARRFNLNDTGASTPTTSVADLNLPRMGPVSLHRDEGPDNMVVLPCLKSMTWVMENKTSSPAHRVAVINLKLHDYGKSLSGESEVKFQLSRVTLEPMLKSMAYIGEQLSAPANRVAVINLKLQDTETISGESEVKFQVSRDTLGAMLRSMAYIREQLSTNAEPQPEPPLAKKQRK; from the exons ATGAATGTTGAAGAGACGAACGTGGAAAGCGATAATAATAGAACAGAGATGGGTGAAACCAATGATGCTGGAGAAGATGGAGTGAATGAGAGTCCTGCTGATAAGGAATTGACTtctcaagatgaagaagaagctgcAGAACCTCAAGTGGGTATGGAGTTTGATACTGAAGATGCTGCAAAGACATTTTATGAAGCATATGCAAGGCGTATGGGTTTTAGTACCCGTACTGGTCAAAACAGACTTCCTAAGTCTGACGGGACAGCTGCCTATCGTGAGTTTGCATGTTCTAAAGAAGGTTTAAAAAGAAAGAGTGCAGAAAGTTGTAATGCGATGTTCAAGATAGAGAAAAAGGATTCTGGCAAATGGGTTGCTACCAAATTTGTAAAGGAACATAATCATTCTACAGTGAGTCCTAGTAAGGTGCACCATTTGAGACCCCGTAGGCATTTTGCTGCAGCAAAGGCACCAGCTGAAACATATAGTGGGGCAGGGGTTGCGGCAAGTGGTGCAATGTATGCTTCCATGGAGGGAAATCGTGTGTCAGTAGAAGCAAATTTTCCTGCTAGGAATATTTCATCGGTTGATGCAAGTCGTGCAGCTAGGTTCACGGCTCCTGCTAGTTATATGAAACCTTGTAACAGAAAGAAAACACTCGGTAAAGATTCTCAAAATTTACTCGATTATTTCAAGAAGATGCAGGCTGAGAACCCTGGTTTCTTTTACGCCATACAACTTGATGATGATTGCCGCTTGAGCAATGTATTTTGGGCAGATGCAAGGTCGAGAATTGCTTACAGTCATTTTGGGGATTCAGTTACCTTTGACACTATGTTTAGACCAAATCAATATCGAGTGCCGTTTGCTCCCTTCACAGGAATAAACCATCATGGACAGATGGTGTTGTTTGGTTGTGCTCTAATTCTAGATGAGTCTGAGTCCTCCTTTTTGTGGGTTTTTAAGACATGGCTCGAGGCAATGTCTAATCGTGCTCCTGTCTCTTTGATCACTGACCAGGATAGAGCCATACAGGCAGCTGTAGCTCAAGTTTTCCCAGGAACTCGTCACTGTATTTGCAAGTGGCACATACTAAGAGAAGGCCAGGAAAGACTGGCTCACGTTTGTGTTCTTCATCCTAATTTTCAAGGAGAGCTTTACAATTGCATCAACATGACCGAGACAATCGAGGAGTTTGAATCTTCTTGGAGCTCTCTTCTTGATAAGTATGAACTTAGGCAAAATGACTGGCTTCAAGCTTTGTACAATGCTCGCCAGCATTGGGCCCCGGTGTACTTTCGCGATACTTTCTTTGCTGCCATTTCTTCAAACTCAGGGGTTGAAGTTATTACTTCGTTTTTTGATGGGTATGTAAACCAACAAACTACTTTGCCTTTATTCTTTAGGCAGTATGAAAGAGTTCTGGAAAACTGGTATGAAAAGGAAATAGAAGCTGATTTTGACACAATTTGCACGACACCAGTACTGAAGACGCCATCTCCGATGGAGAAACAAGCAGCCCACCtttatacaaagaaaatatttactAAATTTCAAGAGGAATTAGTTGAAACTTTTGTGTACACTGCCAACAAAATTGACGGGGATGGCACAATCAGCACGTACAGGGTTGCAAAGTTTGAGGATGACCACAAAGCATACACCGTAACAATGAATGCTCCTGAAATGAAGGCGAATTGCAGCTGCCAGATGTTTGAGTTCTCCGGTATTCTCTGTAGACATATATTGACAGTTTTCACTGTAACAAATGTTCTTACTTTGCCATCTCATTACATCTTAAAGCGGTGGACAAGAAATGCGAAGAGTTCTATAGGGTCGGATGAGCGAGGTAATGAACTGCAAGGCCAAGAATCACTTACCATGCGGTATAACAGTCTATGTCGCGAAGCCATCAAGTATGCTGAGGAAGGTGCAATTGCCTCTGAGACGTACAATGTAGCAATGGGTGGTCTAAGGGATGGTGGAAAGAAGATTTCTGTTGTGAAGAAAACTGTTGCAAGAACTCCACCTCCTAGTTCTCTAATCAGTGGAGGCAATGTGGAAGACAGTAACAAGAAGAAAGCTACATCGGTTTCAGACGTGTCACCATCATTGTGGCCTCGACAAGATGAAGTTGCGCGTCGCTTTAATCTTAATGATACCGGTGCTTCTACACCAACCACATCTGTTGCTGATTTGAATTTGCCACGCATGGGACCTGTTTCTCTTCACCGTGATGAGGGCCCTGATAACATG GTTGTTCTTCCGTGCCTTAAATCAATGACTTGGGTCATGGAGAATAAAACCTCATCACCAGCTCATCGCGTAGCAGTGATCAATCTGAAG TTGCACGATTATGGCAAGAGTCTCTCGGGAGAGTCAGAAGTGAAGTTTCAGCTCTCCAGGGTCACATTGGAACCCATGCTGAAATCTATGGCCTACATTGGTGAGCAGCTATCCGCCCCAGCTAATAGGGTTGCTGTTATCAACCTGAAG cTACAAGATACTGAGACAATCTCAGGCGAATCTGAAGTTAAATTTCAGGTATCTAGAGATACACTGGGTGCTATGTTAAGATCGATGGCTTACATTCGCGAGCAACTTTCAACTAAT GCTGAGCCGCAACCTGAGCCTCCATTAGCAAAGAAGCAAAGAAAATAA